TTTTTCATCATGATAGACAACATCGCCGGTTAGATAAGTGTAGCTCTTATCTTCTTTAATGAGCACCCGATCGCTTTCATCTTGGTAGAGTGAAGATTTGAGCCAGATTTTAGAATCCTTTTCATAAAGGGCGTTCGCTTTTTCTAATCGTTCAAACACCGCATCTTTATGTTTAAAAATTTCTTTTTCGCTCGCATAGGAATCAAAATGAATGCCTAAAGCGTCTAAATTATCTTTAATTTCTAAAAGCATTAGATCCTTAGCGTAGCCGCTTAAAACTTCAATGATAGTTTCTTCGTTTTCTTTAAAAAGGCTTGGCTCTAAATCGTTGTTCGCCTTTTTAGCGATTTCAATGATGTATTCGCCTTTGTAAAAGACTTCTGGATAAGTTACGCTTTCTTTTAAAACATGCTCTCTGTAAGCGAGCCATACCGAAAGCCCTAACAAGCGGATTTGAGAACCCATGTCATTGACATAATATTCGCACAAAACTTCATGCCCTAAAAAGCGAGCGATTTTAGCCAAACTATCGCCAAAAACCGCCCCTCTAGCATGCCCTATGTGTAAAGGCCCTGTGGGGTTAGCGCTCACAAATTCTAAAAAGATTTTTTGAGAATGTTCGCTTTTAGGCTGAGAGCCAAATTGTTCTTTTAATTCTAAAGCCTTTTGGGTGAAACGCTCTAAAAGATCTAAAGAAAGCGTGAAATTGATATAGCCCTTACAAGCCACTACGCTGTCAAAAAACCCTTGAGTTTTTTCGTGCGTGCTGATTTTAAGGGCTAACTCTTCAGCGATAGCTAAGGGCGATTTTTTAAAAACTTTGGCGAGATTGAACGCAATGGGCGTAGCGTAATGCCCATGCTCTCTGTCTTTAGGGTATTCAATAATGACTTCTTCTTCTAAAATCTCTTCTAAAACGCCCTTAATGAGAGTGTGCATGCTTAACTTTCTTGTTTGCTTTTAATCTCGCTACTCTCATGCACTTTGGTTTGCGTTGCTTGAGCGTCTAGGGTTTTTGGCTCGTTTTTAGCCTCTTCTTCATCGTCTTTCACGGCTTTTTTGAAATTTTTAATCCCACTGCCTAAACCTTTAGCCAACTCTGGGATCTTTTTAGCCCCAAACAACAACACAATCACTAATAAAACAATGACCCAATGCCATATACTTGTGAATCCGCCCATATGTTACTCCTTAAACTATTGGTTGGTTTTTATTTGAATTATAGCTTTTTTAAAAAATAATTGATAGGTTTTATAAGGATTCGTTTTTCCAGGCCTTGCATATTTTTTCAAAATTAAACGCTTTTAAGCGATAGACTAAAGTTTTTGCGATGCTTAAGATGATTTCTTTGGATTTTTCTAAATCTTCATTGATGATGAGGTAATCAAAGCTTTCCAAGCACTGCATTTCCTTATAAGCGTTGATCAAGCGTTTTTCTATCGTCTCTTTAGAATCCGTCCCCCTTAAAAGCAAGCGCTCTTTTAAAATTTCTTGGTTTTTGGTGCTAATAAAGACTGAGCATGCGTTAGGGTAATGCTTTTTAAGGATCTCATGCCCTTGCACATCAATATCAAAAATGACGATTTTGCCCTCTTTTAAGGCTTTTTCTACAGGGATTTTAGAAGTGCCATAGTAGTGGTTATGCACGATCGCCCATTCTAAAAACTGCCCTTTTTCTATGCCTTGTTTGAATTCTTCTTCGCTGACAAAATTATAATGCAAGCCATCAACTTCGCCCTCTCTGGGTTTTCTCGTGGTGGTGGAAAGGGAAAAATGGGTTTTGGGGATTTTTTCTTGCAAATACTTTGTAAGGGTGCTTTTACCCGCTCCGCTAGGGCCTGAAAGGATGAGTAAATTAAAATCATTATGCATTAGGTTTTTTATCCTCTAAAGTGATTTTAATGCTTAAGGTTTTGTTTTCTAAAAGGCTTTTTAAGGACTCTTGATTCAGGCTTTTTA
This DNA window, taken from Helicobacter pylori, encodes the following:
- the tatA gene encoding twin-arginine translocase TatA/TatE family subunit; translated protein: MGGFTSIWHWVIVLLVIVLLFGAKKIPELAKGLGSGIKNFKKAVKDDEEEAKNEPKTLDAQATQTKVHESSEIKSKQES
- the gmk gene encoding guanylate kinase codes for the protein MHNDFNLLILSGPSGAGKSTLTKYLQEKIPKTHFSLSTTTRKPREGEVDGLHYNFVSEEEFKQGIEKGQFLEWAIVHNHYYGTSKIPVEKALKEGKIVIFDIDVQGHEILKKHYPNACSVFISTKNQEILKERLLLRGTDSKETIEKRLINAYKEMQCLESFDYLIINEDLEKSKEIILSIAKTLVYRLKAFNFEKICKAWKNESL
- the argS gene encoding arginine--tRNA ligase → MHTLIKGVLEEILEEEVIIEYPKDREHGHYATPIAFNLAKVFKKSPLAIAEELALKISTHEKTQGFFDSVVACKGYINFTLSLDLLERFTQKALELKEQFGSQPKSEHSQKIFLEFVSANPTGPLHIGHARGAVFGDSLAKIARFLGHEVLCEYYVNDMGSQIRLLGLSVWLAYREHVLKESVTYPEVFYKGEYIIEIAKKANNDLEPSLFKENEETIIEVLSGYAKDLMLLEIKDNLDALGIHFDSYASEKEIFKHKDAVFERLEKANALYEKDSKIWLKSSLYQDESDRVLIKEDKSYTYLTGDVVYHDEKFKQNYTKYINIWGADHHGYIARVKASLEFLGYDSNKLEVLLAQMVRLLKDNEPYKMSKRAGNFILIKDVVDDVGKDALRFIFLSKRLDTHLEFDVNTLKKQDSSNPIYYIHYANSRIHTMLEKSPFSKEEILQTPLKNLNAEEKYLLFSALSLPKAIESSFEEYGLQKICEYAKTLASEFHRFYNAGKILNTPKAKELLKICLMVSLSLSNAFKLLGIEIKTKISAKD